In the genome of Ctenopharyngodon idella isolate HZGC_01 chromosome 19, HZGC01, whole genome shotgun sequence, one region contains:
- the LOC127501315 gene encoding free fatty acid receptor 3-like — translation MSEDAPTAVFLAIYIITFLIGFPNSALAFYSGIHKIHRQCIPIDIFMLNLAISDLIFLTFLPIKMKEAADNMVWNMPYFLCNFHMFVFFLPVYSSSLFLTAISAERYVCIAFPVKYKSQKRIIYTVPICVGIWVIVAVSSLFVYKAAQIDSDEADNTTNQRPLVTEPQTCYINFTEKQLIKLLPVRLGLAVVFFFLPLLTCCFCYINFVCILLKRPLINRKRKLRAIGLALGTLLVFVGSFAPYNISHLVSFIKNENPEWRMTTIILTTLNACYDPIIFFLAGAAQTNLSAVQFFMDKAAA, via the exons ATGTCAGAAGATGCACCTACAGCAGTGTTTCTTGCTATATATATCATCACATTCCTGATTGGGTTTCCTAATAGTGCACTGGCGTTCTACTCAGGCATTCACAAGATTCACAGACAATGTATCCCCATTGACATATTCATGCTGAACCTCGCTATTTCTGACCTCATCTTTCTCACCTTCCTGCCCATCAAGATGAAAGAGGCCGCAGATAACATGGTTTGGAACATGCCCTATTTCCTGTGCAACTTCCATATGTTTGTATTCTTTCTTCCTGTCTATTCGAGCAGCCTGTTCTTGACAGCAATAAGCGCTGAGCGCTATGTGTGTATAGCATTTCCAGTCAAGTATAAAAGTCAGAAGAGAATCATTTACACAGTACCTATATGTGTAGGCATCTGGGTGATTGTTGCAGTAAGTTCTTTATTTGTTTACAAGGCAGCACAAATAGATTCTGATGAAGCCGACAACACCACTAATCAGCGCCCTCTGGTGACAGAACCTCAGACATGTTACATTAACTTCACAGAGAAACAGCTCATAAAGCTGCTCCCAGTGCGGCTGGGTTTAGCAGTGGTGTTTTTCTTTCTACCCCTCCTTACCTGCTGCTTCTGTTACATCAATTTCGTTTGTATTTTGTTAAAGCGTCCTCTCATCAATCGAAAACGTAAACTCCGAGCAATTGGACTGGCTCTGGGGACTCTCCTTGTGTTTGTCGGTAGTTTTGCACCCTACAACATATCACATTTAGTGAGCTTCATCAAAAACGAAAATCCAGAGTGGCGCATGACAACTATAATTCTAACAACTTTGAATGCATGTTATGATcctattatatttttct TAGCGGGTGccgctcaaacaaacctttcagct GTTCAGTTCTTCATGGATAAAGCAGCAGCGTGA
- the LOC127501390 gene encoding free fatty acid receptor 2-like, with amino-acid sequence MSEDAPTAVYLAIYIITFLIGFPNSALALYSCINKIQRKPIPIDIFMLNLAISDLIFLTFLPIKMKEAADNMVWNMPYYLCHFHLFVFFLPVYSSSLFLTAISAERYVCIAFPVKYKSPKRIIYTVPVCVGIWVIVAVSFIFVYKAAYIDSDEADNTTNQRPLVTEPQTCYSNFTEKQLRELLPVRLGLAVVFFFLSLLTCCFCYISFIRILLKCPFINRQRKLRAIGLALGTLLVFASSFAPLNISHLVGFINKKNPEWRMTALTLSTLNACYDPIIFFCISREMRRVIKVCAKAFFRFYANLKGQFTQNNK; translated from the coding sequence ATGTCAGAAGATGCACCTACAGCAGTGTATCTTGCTATATATATCATCACATTCCTGATTGGGTTTCCTAATAGTGCACTGGCATTGTACTCATGCATTAACAAGATTCAGAGGAAACCCATCCCCATTGACATATTCATGCTGAACCTCGCTATTTCTGACCTCATCTTTCTCACCTTCCTGCCCATCAAGATGAAAGAGGCCGCAGATAACATGGTTTGGAACATGCCCTATTACCTATGCCACTTCCATCTGTTCGTCTTCTTTCTTCCTGTCTATTCGAGCAGCCTGTTCTTGACAGCAATAAGCGCTGAGCGCTATGTGTGTATAGCATTTCCAGTCAAGTATAAAAGTCCGAAGAGAATCATTTACACAGTACCTGTATGTGTAGGCATCTGGGTGATTGTTGCAGTaagttttatatttgtttacaaGGCAGCATACATAGATTCTGATGAAGCCGACAACACCACTAATCAGCGCCCTCTGGTGACAGAACCTCAGACATGTTACAGTAACTTCACAGAGAAACAGCTCAGAGAACTGCTCCCAGTGCGGCTGGGTTTAGCAGTGGTGTTTTTCTTTCTATCCCTCCTTACCTGCTGCTTCTGTTACATCAGTTTCATTcgtattttgttaaaatgtccTTTCATCAACCGACAGCGTAAACTCCGGGCAATTGGACTGGCTCTGGGGACTCTCCTTGTGTTTGCCAGTAGTTTTGCACCCCTCAATATATCACATTTAGTAGGCTtcatcaacaaaaaaaatccagaGTGGCGCATGACAGCTTTAACTCTGAGCACTTTGAATGCATGTTATGATcctattatatttttctgtatctCCAGGGAGATGAGAAGGGTGATCAAAGTATGTGCTAAGGCTTTTTTTCGGTTTTATGCCAATTtgaagggtcagttcacccaaaacaacaaatga
- the si:dkey-211g8.6 gene encoding free fatty acid receptor 2 — MAKLVYQILLVFYILTFLIGLPANILAFFTFCRKVYHKPTPIDILLLNLTISDLIFLAVLPFKMKETIDSFNWSLPYYLCSISSFLFFSTIYTSTLFLTAISIERYLGVAFPIRYALGRRPRNAVIASCFLWLLGSLNLSIVYIVPYINSTDNSSNSKLQPNPHVRICYDNFTIEQLNILLPVRLELFLVLFCIPFLICCFCYINFIRILSNLPHLGRRRRLRAIGLAVGTLLVFTISFSPYNVSHVVGFIHENSEEWRHLALITSTLNACLDPIIFYFSSAAVRSAIRTCVNGLKEKMHIVTYRRCCPAGPSKSEAYKETNPPVDLG, encoded by the coding sequence ATGGCCAAGTTGGTCTACCAGATTCTCTTGGTATTCTACATCCTCACCTTCTTGATCGGCCTTCCTGCCAACATCCTAGCATTCTTTACCTTCTGTCGAAAAGTTTACCACAAACCCACCCCTATTGACATTCTCTTGCTAAACCTGACAATATCTGACCTCATCTTCCTCGCAGTCCTGCCATTTAAGATGAAGGAGACCATTGACAGCTTCAACTGGAGCCTTCCCTATTACCTGTGCTCCATTAgcagttttcttttcttctccactATCTACACCAGCACACTATTTCTGACTGCGATAAGCATAGAACGCTATCTAGGTGTTGCGTTTCCGATCCGATACGCTTTAGGCCGCCGACCACGCAACGCTGTGATTGCAAGCTGCTTCCTCTGGCTTCTAGGATCTCTCAACCTCAGCATCGTGTACATTGTGCCATACATAAACTCAACTGACAACTCAAGCAACAGCAAGCTACAGCCCAATCCCCACGTGAGAATTTGCTATGATAATTTCACCATAGAGCAACTGAACATTCTACTTCCGGTTCGTCTGGAGCTTTTTCTCGTGCTTTTCTGTATACCCTTCCTCATCTGCTGCTTTTGCTACATAAACTTCATTCGAATTCTCTCCAATCTGCCCCATCTCGGAAGACGTCGTAGACTCAGGGCTATTGGGCTTGCGGTTGGGACGCTGTTGGTTTTCACCATCTCTTTCAGCCCCTATAACGTCTCACACGTGGTTGGTTTCATCCACGAAAATAGCGAGGAGTGGCGTCACTTGGCTTTAATCACCAGCACTCTAAATGCCTGTTTGGACCCCATCATCTTTTACTTTTCCTCGGCTGCCGTTCGCAGTGCGATACGAACATGTGTTAATGGTCTAAAAGAGAAAATGCACATTGTAACATACAGAAGATGCTGTCCTGCTGGCCCTTCCAAATCTGAGGCCTACAAGGAGACAAACCCACCCGTTGACCTGGGGTGA
- the si:dkey-211g8.8 gene encoding uncharacterized protein si:dkey-211g8.8, which produces MNEKKFLNDTPDTIDQGSDNQNSTAKIPDQPFEVRTSWEGCAVQKIKNIADRSIEDLDMNNNNGATIKIINFFHYAKIIIFLLEFWYKQEKHNRQDIIFQVGRFTIRLQASDLYCCPVGKDEKDNRNLNYATMKTSKEFNKKYSETLWNYMVGNHDKVKSYVQTPEDATAICAILFSEVIRYPDMFFHNILMMIHYKSWDKFCDYHPMVTGGTWKHQREDVPIKVKKRKHQNLLFCAQKIIRNEGKRDTLFQVTSTV; this is translated from the coding sequence ATGAACGAGAAGAAGTTTTTGAACGATACTCCTGATACAATTGATCAAGGATCAGATAATCAAAACTCCACCGCAAAAATACCTGACCAACCATTTGAAGTGCGTACATCCTGGGAAGGGTGTGCGGTtcagaaaattaaaaacattgctGACAGGAGCATCGAAGACTTAGACATGAACAATAACAACGGTGCAACCATCAAAATAATCAATTTTTTCCACTATgccaaaataattatttttctccTTGAATTTTGGTATAAACAAGAAAAGCATAATAGGCAGGATATCATCTTTCAAGTTGGTAGATTCACAATACGGTTGCAAGCAAGTGATCTGTACTGTTGTCCAGTCGGAAAAGATGAAAAAGATAACAGAAATCTTAATTATGCAACAATGAAAACATCAAAAGAGTTCAATAAAAAGTATTCTGAGACACTTTGGAACTACATGGTGGGGAACCATGACAAAGTTAAATCTTATGTACAGACCCCTGAAGACGCCACTGCAATATGTGCCATTTTGTTCTCAGAAGTGATTCGGTATCCTGACATGTTTTTCCACAACATCTTAATGATGATACATtataaatcatgggataagtTTTGTGACTATCATCCCATGGTAACCGGAGGAACATGGAAACATCAGAGAGAAGATGTCCCAATAAAggttaaaaagagaaaacatcaAAACCTTTTGTTTTGTGCTCAGAAGATAATAAGGAATGAGGGAAAAAGAGACACTCTATTCCAAGTTACCTCCACAGTTTGA